A single region of the Yersinia entomophaga genome encodes:
- a CDS encoding YdbL family protein: MKKQTKWWVGLSLVLSSLLFSPGAWALTLDQAKQQGRVGETLSGYLAPVKKDAETLALVAQINAAREEKYQEVAKNNHVTTDEVAKLAGQKLVSRAQPGEFVRGINGQWMQR, encoded by the coding sequence ATGAAAAAGCAAACGAAATGGTGGGTTGGCCTTAGTCTGGTATTAAGCAGTTTATTGTTTAGCCCTGGCGCTTGGGCGCTGACATTAGATCAGGCCAAGCAGCAGGGACGAGTGGGGGAAACGCTTAGTGGCTACCTGGCACCGGTAAAGAAAGATGCCGAAACGCTGGCGCTGGTGGCGCAGATTAATGCGGCGAGAGAAGAAAAGTATCAGGAAGTGGCCAAAAATAACCACGTAACAACCGATGAAGTGGCCAAACTTGCAGGGCAAAAGTTGGTGAGTCGTGCTCAGCCGGGGGAATTTGTGCGGGGAATTAACGGCCAGTGGATGCAGCGTTGA
- the hslJ gene encoding heat shock protein HslJ: MKKIIPLAIAGILLAGCGMNQSQNTANQITAGDLQHHNFVLVSVDGQSPKNQQGNMPSIEFGEKMHISGAMCNRFMGQGELKDSVLTVKALAGTRMMCNDPQLNQWDTLIGEVLASGAKVTLNKGELTLNNGSHTLVYTSRDWVS, from the coding sequence ATGAAAAAAATTATTCCATTGGCTATCGCGGGAATTCTATTAGCGGGTTGCGGTATGAATCAGAGCCAAAATACGGCTAATCAAATTACCGCTGGGGATTTACAGCATCATAATTTCGTGTTGGTGAGCGTCGACGGTCAATCGCCAAAAAATCAGCAAGGCAATATGCCGAGCATTGAGTTCGGTGAAAAAATGCACATTTCTGGCGCAATGTGTAATCGTTTTATGGGACAAGGTGAGTTGAAAGACAGCGTTCTTACTGTTAAGGCTTTGGCTGGCACGCGCATGATGTGCAACGATCCTCAGTTAAACCAATGGGATACCTTGATTGGCGAGGTTCTGGCTAGCGGTGCCAAAGTGACCTTGAATAAAGGCGAGTTAACCCTGAATAACGGCAGCCACACCTTGGTTTATACCAGCCGCGACTGGGTAAGCTAA
- a CDS encoding YnbE family lipoprotein — protein MLAKQYGVIIVLGTLLLSGCVRLEVATPEKPITINMNVKIEHEIRIKVDKDVENLLKNQSELF, from the coding sequence ATGTTGGCAAAGCAGTATGGGGTAATCATCGTCTTAGGCACGCTGCTACTCAGTGGTTGTGTGCGGCTGGAGGTTGCGACGCCAGAGAAACCGATTACCATCAATATGAACGTAAAGATAGAGCATGAAATTCGCATCAAAGTCGATAAAGACGTAGAGAATTTATTGAAAAATCAATCTGAACTGTTCTAG
- a CDS encoding MgtC/SapB family protein: protein MITDLLLRIALAGALGGLIGIERQLRSKEAGLRTHILVGIGSAMFMIVSKYGFDDLLALGHVSFDPSRVAAQVVSGMGFLGAGTIMIQKQMVKGLTTAAGMWVTAAIGLVIGSGLYEIGIYGTLMTLVVLEVFRQLSNRLMGHHHYVLIRLLPESVPTVLVSLQKMRIRPINLSVTQRDRNSENADCELTMEVTLSPKRSADKIYQQLLTIEGVHTLDIR, encoded by the coding sequence ATGATTACAGACTTATTGCTACGAATAGCCTTGGCGGGCGCACTAGGTGGATTAATTGGCATCGAGCGTCAATTACGTTCTAAAGAAGCAGGCTTGCGTACTCATATTCTGGTGGGCATTGGTAGCGCCATGTTTATGATCGTTTCTAAATACGGTTTTGATGATTTGCTGGCTCTGGGGCACGTCAGCTTTGACCCTAGCCGCGTGGCGGCACAGGTGGTTAGTGGCATGGGCTTCCTCGGCGCCGGTACAATTATGATTCAGAAACAGATGGTAAAAGGGCTCACCACCGCCGCCGGTATGTGGGTGACGGCCGCTATTGGCCTGGTCATTGGGAGTGGATTATACGAAATCGGTATTTACGGCACGTTGATGACGCTGGTGGTTCTGGAAGTGTTCCGTCAATTGAGCAACCGTTTGATGGGACATCATCATTATGTGCTGATACGGTTACTGCCTGAATCGGTGCCGACGGTCTTAGTTTCTTTGCAGAAAATGCGTATTCGCCCTATTAATCTTTCCGTCACTCAGCGAGATAGAAACAGCGAAAATGCAGACTGTGAATTAACCATGGAAGTGACATTGTCACCAAAAAGAAGTGCCGACAAAATATATCAGCAATTGCTGACTATCGAGGGTGTCCATACGCTAGATATTCGTTGA
- a CDS encoding DMT family transporter, which yields MTGFLYLMMAIVAEVIATTLLKASEGFTRLVPSIFVVIGYGIAFWGLSQVVKTMPLGIAYAIWSGLGIVLVSVAATFMYQQKLDWAAILGMTLIISGVLVINLLSKTTMH from the coding sequence ATGACTGGATTTTTGTATTTGATGATGGCCATTGTGGCGGAAGTTATCGCAACTACTTTATTAAAGGCTTCAGAAGGTTTTACTCGTTTGGTGCCGTCTATTTTTGTCGTTATTGGCTATGGTATTGCTTTTTGGGGACTTTCTCAGGTCGTTAAAACTATGCCATTAGGCATCGCCTATGCTATCTGGTCTGGGTTGGGGATTGTTCTGGTCTCGGTTGCCGCGACTTTTATGTATCAGCAAAAGCTGGATTGGGCGGCGATTTTGGGGATGACGTTGATTATTTCCGGAGTGTTGGTGATTAATTTGCTGTCTAAAACCACAATGCATTAA
- a CDS encoding YdbH family protein, whose translation MIKSLKIIGWLLFASVILVVALWKTLPQWLPKVAAHWLPAGSQLILAHTPVWRDGALHVDGLRFLAKTCPLVDLGDTRLSYKEGRWGIQTKTLAMDTECLSQLTSDDPESTSQNLADWQRRLSSLDLHIDNLSVTPWQQYGGALSFTTAKAGQVIDYQGDKLRFNATLDNQQQLHLQQFVLAIPGSVQPLRLSGTLSIPLSLDALPTRGQLAGEFTTPYMEQPLLVALHWQQQQGELTLTERGGDKALITLPWQVAARHIQINQGVWQWPYAQQPLSGGVNLTVQDWSEGFDQAVITARINVITSGQNGKGNAVLTLGPGHLSLIDSDLRFQISGQANLSNLILNGTLPGILSGSVLNPTLLLSPGALLRAYGDITPELRLNDARWPLAGVRMTAAGINGRLQAIVNARDRYWGNVKLHLDGSAQNFLPDSGIWQWRYWGKGDLPPLAARWDIAGKGRWQDSLIHLDQLSTGFDQIKYGMVNVFSPRLTLTEPLMWQRNGEQAAFNGNMQLTAKRVALSDGGYLPATVMNLRLKGTNPDDFQFQGDLAAQQIGPIPLRGRWDGERLRGEAWWPKQSLQVFQPLLSPNLGIKLRDGEFYAQAAFSAAREQGFTAGGHWVVKQGGMWLKDGEMSGLDFVMSYRLKDHQWQLGAKEPVTLRIAALTNLFEMQNITADLQGTYPYTEKKPLTLSNVGMDILDGHLSLSALRLPQHDAAVLKLKQVDLSALFTVLKPKQFAMSGKVDGELPLFLNDPQWLVRDGWIANAGLLTLRLEKDLADSIGESNVATGAVIDWLRYLEISHSYAKVSLNNLGELTLQSKIHGVNTQKNAKRAIVLNYTHQENVFQLWRSLRFGDNLQEWLEQTLSMPTAPVAAASDSDDKVATK comes from the coding sequence ATGATTAAAAGCCTAAAAATAATCGGTTGGCTACTGTTCGCCAGCGTGATTCTAGTCGTCGCGTTATGGAAAACTTTGCCTCAATGGTTACCGAAAGTTGCAGCCCATTGGTTGCCAGCCGGTAGCCAACTCATTTTAGCCCATACGCCGGTTTGGCGTGACGGAGCCTTACATGTGGATGGTCTGCGTTTTCTGGCAAAAACCTGTCCGTTAGTCGATCTTGGTGATACCCGACTTTCTTATAAAGAAGGGCGTTGGGGAATTCAGACTAAAACATTGGCAATGGATACCGAGTGCTTGAGTCAGTTGACGTCGGACGACCCAGAGTCAACGTCGCAAAATCTGGCCGACTGGCAACGTCGCCTTTCTTCTCTCGACCTGCATATTGATAATCTTTCTGTCACCCCTTGGCAACAGTATGGCGGCGCGTTGTCATTCACTACGGCAAAAGCTGGTCAGGTTATTGATTACCAAGGTGATAAATTGCGTTTTAACGCCACTTTGGATAATCAGCAACAACTGCATTTACAGCAGTTTGTTTTGGCTATTCCCGGAAGCGTTCAACCGCTTCGGTTAAGCGGAACATTAAGTATTCCCTTGTCATTGGACGCGTTGCCGACAAGAGGGCAACTGGCCGGCGAATTCACAACGCCTTATATGGAACAGCCCTTGCTGGTGGCTTTACATTGGCAACAGCAACAGGGAGAGTTGACCCTGACGGAGCGAGGCGGAGATAAAGCGCTGATTACGCTGCCCTGGCAGGTTGCCGCCAGACATATCCAAATTAATCAAGGCGTTTGGCAGTGGCCTTATGCTCAGCAGCCGTTGAGCGGCGGCGTAAATCTGACGGTACAGGATTGGAGTGAAGGGTTTGATCAGGCGGTGATTACTGCTCGAATCAACGTAATTACCTCCGGTCAAAATGGCAAGGGCAACGCGGTTCTGACATTAGGCCCAGGTCATTTAAGTTTGATCGACAGCGATCTGCGTTTCCAGATTAGCGGTCAGGCTAATTTGTCCAATCTGATATTGAATGGCACTTTGCCGGGAATATTGAGCGGTTCGGTGCTCAACCCGACGCTGTTATTGTCTCCCGGTGCGTTGCTCCGTGCTTACGGTGATATTACGCCAGAATTACGCTTGAATGATGCTCGCTGGCCGTTGGCGGGAGTACGAATGACTGCCGCCGGGATTAACGGCCGTTTGCAGGCGATAGTGAATGCACGGGATCGCTACTGGGGTAATGTAAAACTGCATCTGGATGGCAGCGCGCAAAACTTTTTGCCAGATAGCGGTATCTGGCAATGGCGCTATTGGGGCAAAGGCGATTTACCTCCCCTGGCTGCTCGCTGGGATATTGCCGGGAAAGGGCGTTGGCAAGATTCTTTAATTCATTTGGATCAGCTTTCTACCGGTTTTGATCAGATAAAGTATGGGATGGTCAATGTATTCTCACCGAGACTGACGTTAACGGAACCGCTGATGTGGCAGCGCAATGGCGAACAAGCGGCGTTCAACGGCAATATGCAGTTAACGGCCAAACGCGTGGCGTTGAGCGATGGAGGCTATCTTCCTGCAACGGTGATGAATTTGCGCCTTAAGGGCACTAATCCGGATGATTTCCAGTTTCAGGGGGATTTAGCGGCACAGCAAATTGGGCCAATCCCTTTGCGAGGGCGTTGGGACGGAGAGCGTTTGAGAGGGGAAGCCTGGTGGCCGAAACAATCTTTGCAGGTATTTCAGCCCTTGCTATCCCCTAATCTCGGTATCAAATTGCGTGACGGCGAGTTTTATGCGCAAGCCGCATTTTCTGCCGCGCGTGAGCAAGGTTTTACCGCCGGTGGACACTGGGTGGTCAAACAGGGCGGTATGTGGCTCAAGGACGGCGAAATGAGCGGTCTGGATTTTGTGATGTCTTATCGCCTGAAAGACCATCAGTGGCAGCTTGGAGCTAAAGAACCGGTGACTCTGCGAATTGCCGCCTTAACCAATTTGTTTGAAATGCAAAATATTACGGCCGATCTGCAGGGCACTTATCCGTACACCGAGAAAAAACCATTAACCCTCAGTAACGTGGGAATGGATATTCTGGATGGACATTTAAGCCTGTCGGCATTGCGTTTACCACAGCACGATGCGGCGGTGCTGAAATTAAAACAGGTCGATTTAAGCGCTTTGTTTACCGTTTTGAAGCCCAAGCAATTTGCTATGTCTGGCAAGGTCGACGGCGAGTTGCCGCTCTTTCTAAACGATCCGCAGTGGCTGGTACGCGACGGCTGGATTGCCAACGCAGGATTACTGACTCTGCGTTTGGAAAAGGATCTGGCGGATTCTATTGGCGAAAGCAACGTTGCCACCGGTGCCGTGATTGACTGGCTGCGCTATCTGGAGATTTCTCACTCCTATGCCAAGGTGAGTCTGAATAATCTGGGTGAGTTGACGTTGCAATCTAAAATTCACGGCGTCAATACTCAGAAAAACGCGAAGCGTGCGATTGTGTTGAATTACACCCATCAGGAAAACGTATTTCAACTGTGGCGCAGTCTGCGTTTTGGCGACAACCTGCAGGAATGGTTGGAGCAGACGCTTTCTATGCCGACGGCACCTGTTGCTGCGGCGTCAGATTCAGATGATAAGGTTGCCACAAAATAG
- a CDS encoding 2-hydroxyacid dehydrogenase, which produces MKLAIYSTKQYDRKYLELVNQKFGFELEFFDFLLSPKTAKTAVGCQAVCLFVNDDGSREVLTELADMGVKILALRCAGFNNVDLDAAKELGIKVVRVPAYSPEAVAEHTVGMMMSLNRRIHRAYQRTRDANFSLEGLIGFNMHGRTAGVIGTGKIGVATMRILKGFGMNLLAYDPYPSDQALELGAEYVDLKTLYAKSDVISLHCPLTPENHHLLNKDAFDQMKNGVMIINTSRGALIDSTAAIEALKQQKIGSLGMDVYENERDLFFEDKSNDVIQDDVFRRLSSCHNVLFTGHQAFLTEEALTSISETTMQNIQQLDQGLPCPNLLNA; this is translated from the coding sequence ATGAAATTAGCCATTTACAGTACCAAGCAGTATGACCGTAAATATCTTGAGTTGGTAAACCAGAAGTTTGGCTTTGAACTGGAGTTTTTCGATTTTCTGCTTAGCCCGAAAACGGCAAAAACTGCCGTAGGCTGTCAGGCAGTTTGTCTCTTCGTCAACGATGACGGTAGCCGTGAAGTATTAACTGAATTAGCCGATATGGGCGTGAAAATACTGGCGCTGCGTTGCGCTGGTTTCAATAACGTTGATTTAGATGCAGCCAAAGAGCTGGGCATTAAAGTGGTTCGCGTACCAGCCTATTCTCCAGAGGCAGTAGCGGAGCATACAGTAGGCATGATGATGAGCCTGAATCGCCGTATTCACCGTGCTTATCAGCGTACCCGCGATGCCAACTTCTCTCTGGAAGGTTTAATCGGTTTTAATATGCATGGCCGTACCGCCGGGGTGATTGGTACCGGCAAAATCGGCGTAGCCACAATGCGTATTCTGAAAGGTTTCGGCATGAATCTGCTGGCCTACGATCCTTACCCTAGTGATCAGGCCTTGGAGTTAGGTGCAGAATATGTTGATTTGAAAACGTTGTATGCAAAATCTGACGTTATTTCTCTGCACTGCCCGCTAACGCCAGAAAACCATCATCTGTTAAATAAAGATGCCTTTGATCAGATGAAAAATGGCGTCATGATCATCAATACCAGCCGCGGTGCTTTGATTGACTCTACGGCGGCTATTGAAGCGCTGAAGCAGCAGAAAATCGGCTCTCTTGGTATGGATGTGTATGAAAATGAACGAGATTTGTTCTTTGAAGATAAATCCAACGACGTGATTCAGGACGACGTATTCCGCCGTCTGTCTTCATGTCATAACGTACTCTTCACCGGCCATCAGGCGTTCCTGACCGAAGAGGCGTTAACCAGCATTTCCGAAACTACCATGCAAAATATTCAGCAACTCGACCAGGGTTTACCTTGCCCTAACCTATTGAACGCATAA
- the azoR gene encoding FMN-dependent NADH-azoreductase has translation MSKVLVLKSSILATHSQSNQLADFFVEEWKSAHAGDQITVRDLAAQPIPVLDGELVGALRPSDAGLTPRQQEALALSDELIAELQGHDVIVIAAPMYNFNIPTQLKNYFDLIARAGVTFRYTEKGPEGLVTGKRAIILTSRGGIHKDTPTDLIVPYLRLFLGFIGITDVEFVFAEGIAYGPEIATKAQTAAKEMLVQVVTA, from the coding sequence ATGAGTAAAGTTCTGGTTCTTAAATCAAGCATTCTGGCAACGCACTCACAGTCCAACCAACTGGCCGATTTTTTTGTTGAAGAATGGAAATCTGCTCACGCCGGCGACCAAATTACCGTGCGCGATCTGGCAGCTCAGCCGATTCCTGTTTTAGACGGTGAACTGGTTGGCGCACTTCGTCCTTCTGATGCAGGTCTGACTCCGCGTCAGCAAGAAGCTCTGGCTCTTTCCGACGAGCTGATCGCCGAGTTACAAGGCCATGACGTGATCGTTATTGCCGCTCCAATGTACAACTTCAACATTCCTACTCAGTTGAAGAACTATTTCGATCTGATTGCCCGCGCTGGCGTGACATTCCGTTATACCGAAAAAGGCCCTGAAGGCCTGGTCACGGGCAAACGTGCCATTATCCTGACCAGCCGCGGCGGTATTCATAAAGATACCCCAACCGATCTTATTGTTCCTTACCTGCGTCTGTTCCTGGGTTTCATCGGTATTACCGATGTGGAATTCGTATTCGCCGAAGGTATCGCTTACGGGCCTGAAATCGCAACCAAAGCACAGACAGCAGCCAAAGAAATGTTAGTTCAGGTAGTTACGGCTTAA
- a CDS encoding DUF333 domain-containing protein: MKASSCLVAGAVLFLAACSSNSNDDYIPEQQATSASVHHVNMSNPASVNCANAGGVLTLAKQLNGGSIGMCQLPDGKRCEEWALMRGACPAS; encoded by the coding sequence ATGAAAGCATCATCTTGTTTGGTCGCCGGCGCCGTATTATTTTTAGCCGCCTGTAGCAGCAACTCAAATGACGATTATATTCCTGAACAGCAGGCAACCAGCGCCAGCGTCCACCACGTCAATATGTCTAATCCGGCATCGGTTAACTGCGCTAATGCGGGGGGAGTATTAACGCTAGCCAAACAGCTAAATGGTGGAAGTATCGGAATGTGCCAGTTACCTGACGGAAAGCGCTGCGAAGAGTGGGCGTTGATGCGCGGAGCCTGTCCGGCGAGCTAA
- a CDS encoding GyrI-like domain-containing protein, protein MEPRIATLSAPITVSGLRIRTQNNDEFNQKTAKITGLWSEFFSKNLAECTPNKLDNSPIYGIYTAYDGGVTGYFDVMAGVAVKEKTEDADSIEIQAGSYLVFEANGPMPAAIIQAWGDVWAYFEQHPEVKRRFATDYETYIDAESAQIYIGILP, encoded by the coding sequence ATGGAACCTCGCATCGCCACGCTTTCCGCCCCCATCACCGTATCTGGCCTACGCATTCGTACCCAGAATAACGATGAATTTAATCAAAAAACCGCCAAAATCACCGGTCTGTGGTCTGAGTTTTTTTCCAAAAATCTGGCGGAATGCACGCCAAACAAGCTCGATAACTCACCGATTTATGGCATTTATACTGCCTATGATGGCGGAGTAACCGGTTATTTTGACGTAATGGCTGGCGTCGCAGTGAAAGAAAAAACAGAGGACGCAGACTCAATTGAGATTCAAGCCGGGTCTTATCTGGTTTTTGAGGCTAATGGGCCAATGCCAGCGGCCATTATTCAGGCGTGGGGCGATGTCTGGGCTTATTTTGAACAGCACCCTGAGGTAAAACGACGTTTTGCTACCGACTATGAAACATATATCGACGCAGAAAGCGCGCAAATTTATATCGGTATACTGCCCTAG
- the nifJ gene encoding pyruvate:ferredoxin (flavodoxin) oxidoreductase, with translation MITTDGNSAVASVAYRASEVIAIYPITPSSTMAEQADAWSGDGKVNIWGDIPRVVEMQSEGGAIATVHGALQTGALSTSFTSSQGLLLMIPTLYKLAGELTPFVLHVAARTVATHALSIFGDHSDVMAVRQTGCAMLCASNVQEAQDFALISQMATLNSRIPFIHFFDGFRTSHEINKIVSLSDDTLRQLLPQKGIDEHRSRALSPDHPVVRGTSANPDTYFQSREATNPWYNATYQHVAEAMEAFAAATGREYKPFEYYGHPQADRVIILMGSASGTCEEVIDTLLTRGEKVGVLKVRLFRPFSASHLLNVLPGSASKIAVLDRTKEPGALAEPLYLDVMTALAEAYSRGERPTLPKVIGGRYGLSSKEFGPDCALAIFKELALDMPRPRFTVGIFDDVTGLSLPLTTETIPQRATLEALFYGLGSDGSVSATKNNIKIIGNSTSMYAQGYFVYDSKKAGGLTVSHLRVSPTPINSAYLVSQADFVGCHQLQFIDLYQMAERLKPGGIFLLNTPFSADDMWQRLPQEVQAVLHQRNARFYVINAAKIARECKLGARINTVMQMAFFHLTQILPTDMAMQQLRDAIERSYSSKGTEIVERNWQALDATLDALIEIPLEPIDSSSPMRPPIVSDQAPDFVKTVTATMLAGLGDALPVSAFPPDGTWPVGTTQWEKRNIAENIPLWRPDLCTQCNHCVAACPHSAIRAKVVQPEAMAGAPDSLQSLDVKARDMRGQKYVLQVAPEDCTGCNLCYEVCPAKDRQNPEVKAINMEPRLAHLAEEKSHYDFFLNLPEIDKTQMERIDIRTSQLISPLFEYSGACSGCGETPYIKLLTQLYGDRLLIANATGCSSIYGGNLPTTPYTTNADGRGPAWANSLFEDNAEFGLGFRLTVDQHRQRVLRLLNTLAPQLPPELVDQLLSEATPEVRRLQVNQLRTLLANIDGNDAIQLATDADYLVDKSIWLIGGDGWAYDIGFGGLDHVLSLTENVNVLVLDTQCYSNTGGQQSKATPLGAVTKFGEHGKRKARKDLGVSMMMYGHVYVAQISLGAQLNQTVKAIQEAEAYPGPSLIIAYSPCEEHGYDLAYSHDQMKQLTATGFWPLYRFDPRRADEGKAALALDSRPPSSDLTATLLKEQRFRRLNTQEPEVAAQLYASAEKDLKKRYDFLSLLAGKAEKAPTE, from the coding sequence ATGATCACAACTGACGGTAACAGTGCCGTAGCCTCAGTGGCTTACCGCGCCAGTGAAGTTATTGCTATTTATCCTATCACGCCAAGCTCCACAATGGCTGAACAGGCAGACGCCTGGTCTGGCGATGGTAAAGTTAATATCTGGGGCGATATACCCAGAGTCGTTGAAATGCAGTCGGAAGGCGGGGCCATTGCCACGGTTCACGGCGCATTACAAACCGGAGCGCTGTCCACCTCATTCACCTCATCCCAGGGTTTACTGTTAATGATTCCGACCCTGTATAAGTTGGCCGGTGAATTAACTCCATTCGTTTTACACGTTGCCGCTCGCACCGTTGCAACCCATGCGCTGTCAATTTTTGGCGATCATTCTGACGTTATGGCCGTTCGCCAGACCGGTTGCGCGATGCTGTGCGCCAGTAACGTGCAGGAAGCACAAGATTTTGCACTGATTTCTCAAATGGCGACTCTGAATAGTCGCATTCCATTTATTCATTTCTTTGATGGTTTCCGTACCTCCCACGAAATCAACAAAATTGTTTCTCTCAGTGACGATACTTTACGCCAACTATTGCCGCAAAAAGGCATAGATGAGCACCGCAGCCGGGCGCTATCACCGGATCATCCTGTCGTGCGTGGCACCTCCGCTAATCCGGATACCTATTTCCAGTCACGAGAAGCCACCAACCCTTGGTACAACGCAACCTATCAACATGTTGCCGAAGCTATGGAAGCTTTTGCCGCCGCAACCGGTCGGGAATATAAACCATTTGAATACTACGGCCACCCGCAGGCGGATCGCGTTATCATTCTAATGGGTTCAGCCAGTGGTACCTGCGAGGAAGTCATAGACACGCTGTTGACGCGCGGAGAGAAAGTCGGCGTTCTGAAAGTTAGATTATTCCGCCCTTTCTCTGCCTCACATTTACTGAATGTGCTGCCTGGCTCAGCCAGTAAAATAGCCGTTCTGGATCGAACTAAAGAACCTGGCGCATTAGCCGAACCACTGTATCTGGATGTTATGACCGCGTTGGCGGAGGCCTACAGTCGCGGTGAACGCCCGACTTTACCCAAAGTTATTGGCGGACGTTATGGCCTATCTTCAAAAGAATTCGGCCCCGATTGCGCGTTAGCTATTTTCAAGGAATTAGCGCTGGATATGCCGCGCCCCCGCTTTACCGTGGGTATTTTTGACGATGTGACCGGCCTGTCTCTACCATTAACCACGGAAACCATTCCCCAGCGCGCCACGCTTGAAGCGTTGTTCTACGGTTTGGGCAGTGACGGTTCGGTTTCCGCCACGAAAAATAACATCAAAATCATTGGCAATAGCACTTCTATGTACGCTCAGGGCTATTTTGTCTATGACTCCAAAAAAGCAGGCGGTCTGACGGTTTCCCACCTGCGCGTTAGCCCCACACCCATCAATTCAGCCTATCTGGTCAGCCAAGCGGACTTTGTCGGCTGCCACCAGCTCCAGTTTATCGATCTCTATCAAATGGCCGAGCGCTTGAAGCCGGGAGGTATTTTCCTGTTGAATACCCCGTTTAGCGCCGACGATATGTGGCAGCGCTTGCCGCAGGAAGTTCAGGCCGTGCTGCACCAGCGCAACGCTCGTTTTTACGTGATTAATGCAGCGAAAATTGCCCGCGAATGCAAATTGGGCGCGCGCATCAATACCGTGATGCAAATGGCCTTTTTCCATTTAACCCAGATCCTGCCAACCGATATGGCGATGCAGCAATTACGGGATGCCATTGAGCGCAGTTATAGTAGCAAAGGAACTGAAATCGTTGAACGCAACTGGCAGGCGCTGGATGCCACCCTCGATGCGTTAATAGAAATCCCACTGGAACCTATCGATTCCAGTAGCCCAATGCGCCCACCGATTGTCTCCGATCAGGCACCTGACTTCGTTAAAACTGTCACTGCCACCATGCTGGCTGGTTTAGGCGATGCCCTACCTGTTTCTGCCTTTCCGCCGGATGGCACCTGGCCTGTAGGTACCACCCAATGGGAAAAACGCAATATTGCGGAAAACATTCCTCTCTGGCGGCCCGATCTCTGTACCCAGTGTAACCACTGTGTGGCAGCCTGCCCTCATTCGGCTATCCGAGCTAAAGTGGTTCAGCCTGAGGCGATGGCCGGAGCACCAGACAGTCTGCAATCCCTTGATGTAAAAGCTCGGGATATGCGTGGTCAAAAATATGTACTGCAAGTCGCCCCGGAAGACTGTACCGGCTGTAATTTATGTTATGAGGTTTGCCCCGCCAAAGATCGCCAGAATCCTGAGGTTAAAGCGATCAATATGGAGCCACGTCTAGCTCATCTGGCCGAAGAAAAATCGCACTATGATTTTTTCCTCAATCTGCCAGAGATCGATAAAACTCAAATGGAACGTATAGATATCCGCACTTCACAGTTGATTTCTCCGCTGTTTGAGTACTCCGGAGCCTGTTCTGGCTGCGGCGAAACACCATATATCAAGCTATTAACCCAGCTGTACGGTGACAGACTGCTGATTGCCAACGCCACCGGTTGTTCGTCCATTTACGGTGGCAACCTACCTACCACGCCTTACACCACCAACGCCGACGGACGCGGGCCTGCCTGGGCCAACTCGCTGTTTGAAGATAACGCCGAGTTTGGTTTGGGTTTCCGCCTGACGGTTGATCAACACCGGCAGCGGGTATTGCGCCTGCTAAACACTCTGGCTCCGCAGTTGCCGCCAGAGTTGGTTGACCAGTTGCTCAGTGAAGCTACGCCGGAAGTACGTCGCCTGCAAGTTAACCAATTACGCACGTTATTGGCGAATATCGACGGTAATGACGCCATACAGTTAGCCACCGATGCAGACTATCTGGTCGATAAATCCATCTGGCTGATAGGAGGCGATGGTTGGGCCTACGACATTGGTTTCGGTGGCCTGGATCACGTACTCAGCCTGACAGAGAACGTCAATGTGCTGGTGCTGGATACCCAATGTTACTCCAATACCGGTGGCCAGCAGTCTAAAGCCACCCCGCTAGGCGCAGTCACCAAATTTGGTGAGCACGGTAAGCGTAAGGCACGTAAAGATTTGGGCGTCAGTATGATGATGTACGGTCATGTTTATGTCGCGCAAATCTCGTTGGGAGCCCAGCTCAACCAAACGGTAAAAGCCATTCAGGAAGCCGAGGCCTATCCAGGGCCATCGCTGATCATCGCCTACAGCCCTTGCGAGGAGCACGGCTACGATCTGGCCTACAGCCACGACCAAATGAAACAGCTGACAGCCACCGGATTCTGGCCACTTTATCGCTTCGATCCGCGCCGAGCCGACGAGGGAAAAGCCGCTTTGGCACTGGATTCTCGCCCTCCGAGCAGCGATCTCACCGCCACCTTGCTGAAAGAGCAGCGTTTCCGCCGCCTCAATACGCAGGAACCTGAGGTGGCCGCCCAGCTATACGCCAGCGCCGAGAAAGATCTGAAGAAACGCTATGATTTCCTCAGCCTGCTCGCTGGTAAGGCTGAAAAAGCGCCTACGGAGTAA